GTATACAGGGTGCTGAAGATAATTAAGAGCAATGAACAGCTGAAGAAAGAAATGAGTGTCATCAATTCATTGAATAATTTTTATTTAATAGAAGGCCAGCAGAACGAACGTGCACGTGTTGGAAGAGAACTGCATGACGGAATCGGTATAATGATGTCAGCCGTAAAAATGAAAATGTCTGCCTTGAAAATAAATGACACTTTCTCTGATCTGGAAGTAAAAAGAATTACCGGTGATATTGATAATGTTTGCGCTAAAATCCGTTTGTTTTCTCATACGCTGCTGCCGCCTACGTTAAAAAAATTCGGTGTCCAGGTAGCTTTAAAAGATTTACTGGAAGAATATAAAGTTCAATATAATATCCTATTACAATACAACTTTAATATTCCCGACAACCTCTCTCCCGTTTCCCAGCATCTTATTTACGATATCATACGCTATATCATACAATATTTCTCCAACCATAAGCCGGAGCAACTGACCATCAGCATTTACGTCATTCCGTCCATCAAAGAGACGCAGATTCGTGTTCAGCATACCGGTGCAGATATAAATGTGCAGGATGAAAATATCAAATCTGTCATTTCGGTGATTGATTTATTAAACGGTAAATATGAAATAAACCTGCTGAATGCCTGGAATTTCAGGCTGCATCTGGAATTTCCTATTCTGCTGAAGGAATAGGGTCAATTTTGATATCAGGATGGCTCTTTCTAAAGCTCTCAATCTGGAATCTCTTCTGTTTTTCAAAATCTTCCTGTTCAGCAGTGTTAGAGTGTTTAATTCTATGCTGAAGCATCAGCCGCAGTTTATGGATCTTAGTCAGAATTTCCTGCGTTGTTTCCTCAAAGTAGGTTTGACTAAACCGTTCCCAGATATAATTCACCGCTGTTTTATTCGGATGCAGCATATCCTCATCATAAAACCTGTAATCCCTCAGCTCATCCATCATAATTTCATAAGCAGGGAAGTAATAACAATTGTCATTTTCTTCAATTATCTCATGGATACTTTCTATCAGGATACTTTTACTTCTTTGATTTTGTACAGCTCCGTCTTTCCAATGTCTTACAGGCGAAACGGTAAATAAAATGATCTTGTCATTTAAGTCAGATTTAATGCTGACAAATGCTGTCTTGATTTCATTTATTGACAATAGTTGCCTTTTAAATCGGGTGTTTGGAAGCTTATGACAATTGGCGGCAATCCTGCCGGTACCCATGTGGTGATAGACAAATGAGGTACCCAATGTAAAAATAATGTATTTACAGGCGGAAAGACTCTTATTTGTCAGTTCTATCTCAGAATTGATTGCATTCAGCAGCCGTTCCTTATCGGTATCGGAATATTTTCCATGATGGTCCAGAGATATATGCAATTCATTCCGCATCAGCAGATCATTCTCCGTATAATGTTTTCTTCGGTTGATGCTGCCCATGTTTCGGAAAATCGAAACAGGATTGTATATAATTCCAAACGGATTAATGGTAATGTTAAAGCCATAATACTTTAATCGTTCACCTATATTCTCCGTAAAACAGGAACCCATCAGCAATATTCCATCCTGATGGGTAATTTGGAAAGAAGGTTTGGAAATTTGAATGGTTTTTCTGAATTCCATGCATCAAAATTACAATTTACTTTTTGTTAATTCCATCCTAACCAGCGTCTATCATCTCTCTTTTAATCTGTTTTTTTCATTACTATCGCAAGAACTTGAATTTTGGAAAGATATTTGCTATAATTGATTAATGAAAAGTCGTAATGCTCTTCTTTTGTTTTTTTTACTATGGGCTATAAGAATCCATGCTATCGTATATGAAAACCAGGTGTTTGTTCCATATATCAAAACTGTTCAGTTATTCCCGACCGGTGCGGACATGGCTATGCCTATCCTGTACCTGAATCAAAACGAAAAACTGGAGCTGCATTTTGATGATTTGTCCGGAAAGCCCAAAAACTATTACTATACCATCATCCAGTGTAACAGCAACTGGACACCGACGTTGATGAACATTATGGAATATGTAGATGGATTCACGGAAGCCAATATCACTGATTTCGATTATTCCAACGGGGCTAAAATAGCTTATGTCCATTACAGCCTTCAATTTCCAAATTACGACATGCAGATCAATAAGTCTGGAAATTATGTGATGGTCGTTTATGACCAGAATAAGGATAATCCTGTTTTTACAAGGCGGTTCATGATTGCGGAGTCAAAAGTGATGATGGATGCAGGGGTTGTCTATCCGCGCAGCTTAATGAATAGGGATAGATTTCAGGAAGTGATTTTCAGGGTGAACTACAAAGGGTTTAAGATCGACAATCCGAATATTGAAATTAAAGCCGCTATCCTGCAAAATTACCGCTGGGACAATGCAAAATTTGATGTTCGTCCGCAATTCATCGGAATGAATGAATTAAATTTCGACTTGAACGGTGTACTCACTTTCCCGACTGCCGGGCGGGAATTTCGTTTTTTTGATATGCGTTCACTGCGTTTCCGAGGTCAGAATATACGCTCGTTTGATATCAGGGACGATGAAAATGAAGTGTACCTCTTATTGGAAAAGCCGCAAGCTCCCAATAAATACCAGATAGTAAAGACCTGAACGGACAATACTACATTGACAACCTGGATAATCCGTATTATAATACCGCTGCTGATTATGCCAATGTCCATTTTACGTTTGATTTCGGAGGCACAGTATCCAACGGCAACTTCTATGTGGTGGGGGCCTTTAATGACTGGCGATGCGACGAAGCTTCTAAAATGACGTATGATAATCTTGACAAGAGCTATGCCGCCAATATTTTACTGAAACAAGGAACCTACAACTACAGTTATGTGTTTAAAGATGAAAATCAGAGCGTAACGGATCAGTTTGTCACAGAAGGCTATTATATGGATACAGAAAACGACTATACCATCCTGTTATACTACAACTCATTTGGTGAGCGGTACGACAGGCTGATAGCTGTTAAACATATTAATTCGATACTGAACCGATGGTAATACCTAATACGAAAATGACATGGCAAAAAATTATAATGTAGAAAAAGGTGATTTGCTCATTGCGGAACCGTTTATGAAAGACCCGAGCTTTAAGAGAACGGTGACATTGGTATGTGAGCATAATGCAGATGGTACGATTGGATTGGTACTGAACCGGCCCTCCATTTTCAGAATAAATGAAATGATACCTGATTTTCCGGCTTTTCAGGGTATGGTGCATTATGGCGGCCCGGTCGGAATGGATCGGCTGAATTTCATTCACGCCTATGGTGATTTAATAGAGAACTCCTTTCAGATTAAAGACAATATCTGCTGGAATGGCAATTTTGAACAGTTGAAGCAGCTGATACGTGAAAAGAAGATTATGCCGCATAATATCCGGTTCTTTGCCGGGTATGCCGGCTGGGATGCCGGACAGCTGAACGAAGAAATGCAGGATGAAAGCTGGATTGTTTCAAAAGACTACCCGGAAGTCTTCAAGATGAGCGAATATATGTGGCAGGAGGTCTTGGTGAAAATGGGCGGAAAAAACAAACTGTTATCCACATTTCCGGAAGATCCTATCTTGAATTAAGCCATAAAAGTTTTATCTTTGCGCAAACGCAACAGATATGAAGAAAATTACCGCGCTGTTTGGACTCCTTCTGTCCATTTTTATGTTCACAAGGGCACAGGACTTAAGAAAATGTGCTTTGGACGAAATTATCCAAAATGATGTGATGAATGACGCGGCTCTCCGCTCAACTTATTTAGAGCAAATAACCAACGCGGTAAATGGTATTGCTGCTTATGACACTTCATTGGTAAATACCGACTCCATCTATACCGTGCAGGTTGTCGTACATGTGGTGTATCTGGGAAATAACAAGTACGAAAACATACCTGATATTATCATTCAATCACAGATAGATGCACTTAACAGAGATTTTAACTTATTGAATGCAGATAGTGTAAATCTGAGACCCTTCTTTATCCCGTTCAGAGGTAAAGCAAAGATAAAATTTGAACTGGCCAGCAAAACACCCGGCGGACAAAATACGACCGGTATTACCAGAACACAGGGTAACCTGGGCAATCTGCCGGGTTGGGATCCGTTGAGTACATTATTATGGACTGCTTTGGGCATTGAGCCGCTGAAAGAAGATTTCTTTTTATTAACAGGTTCAACAGGAAAATCTCCATGGCCGGCTTCCAGGTACCTCAATATGTATGTTTGTGATTTGAATTTTGCAAACAGAAAATGCCGCACCTGTCTTACTTTATGTGATACCTGCGGAGCTTTGGGCGGGTTCGCTTACCCGCCTTCCAATGCCATCAACTGGGGTGGATTGGCACTGGATCGCGGAAAAAATGACGGTATCGTCATTGATTTCCGTTTCTTCGGTCAGAACAACTGGTATGCAATAGATTCTACCTCCCAGAGATTCCGGGATTTTTATGCTGCTGGCAGAACTACCGTACACGAAGCAGGGCACTATTTTGGTTTACAGCATCAATGGGGTAATGTGGTGAATTTACCCGGGTTGCCTGTAACAGACGGCTGCACGATAGATGATTTCATGGATGATACTCCGGAAGAAGCAGAAGCATTTGCCAACAATATACCAAGGGGTACCTTAAATCCCTGTGACACTTCTGTAAATACCTGCAATAAGCCTTATTTAGGCAGGGATTATCCGGATATGTACGAAAACTATATGGATTATTCATCAGATTTGTGCTATAATCTATTTACGAAGCAGCAGGTAAACATGATGCGCTATAATTTGCTGACCAGACGGGCCGGTCTCATAACAAAGAGGGAAGCTGAATCCGTCATCTCGTCTGTTTACAATCCAAGGATGAAAGATCTGGGCATTTCCGTCTATCCGAATCCGGCCAGCAGTTTATTGACCGTTCATTTTGACAAATCCTTAACAAAAGAAGTCAACATTGAAATAGTAGATGTTGCCGGTAAAGTCGTTTCTGCGTCACAGATAAAAAAGAATACCGCTGAACACTTTATCAATATACAGTCTTTGGCAGAAGGATTATATGCCGTAAAATGTTACAACGACGAATTTTCAGTTGTCCAGAAACTTTTTAAGAAAAATTAATTCAGACAGCATTATTTCCTGAACCACTCTTGATTAATACGGCATCAAAGATGCGTTTATATCGGTGGTATGGAAAAAATAGTAGAATCAACGTGATGCCGGCCACATAAAAATCCGTATTGTTTAATATGGAATTGTACAGATGGAAAATGATTAACCCGGCCAGGAAAAAGTAAGAAAGCCTTTTATTTAAGGAACCCATAATGGAAAACAGCTGTATGAGAAATATACCGGCAGTCAAAACTTCCCATAGATACGGAATAGAATATAATTGCAAAACAGATGAAGACGGGAATTCATCGTGTATCCGTTTGCTGACAATGGCATTCAGTTCAATGGCATGTTCATGCAGCCAACCCATCTTTTGGGTATCGATGAACAATTTATAAAACAAACCTATGAACTTCCAGACTCCTGCAAACGTATAGGTCAGTAATATTCCGGCATGGAACCAATGAACGGCAGCAGCTCTGCCCCTCACATCGGTTCCCATTTTATCAAAATTTAAAAAAATGGAAAAGAAGTAGGTGAGCACGAAAATGTGTCCTACATGGGATGCAAAATTATAATTCCATTTTAAAGCATTAAGCCAGAGTATAAAAAAAAAGAGCACTATTCTATAAAATAGATGTTGGCGGAAATAATTTAGAATCAGTGACAGCAGGGTTAAAACAACCATGGAGTAAAAATATGCCGGATGTGGCAATGTTGGCATAAAAACCGTTTGAAACCAGTTGATAGGCATATACAGGCTTTCCGGCCTTGGCAAAAGAACGTTTTGATACAGCCAGACGATATATAATGTCCAGATAACGGAAAAGATGCCGACTATTTTATCGAATACCCGAAAGTCATAGAGATAAAGTTCATCCTCTCCAGAATTGTAAAAACGAGCCATAACCCTATTGATGTACTTCATAAATAATGCTCTTTGTGTAAGCGTTCGGATCTATTATCAGATTCAATGGATTAAATGATTCTTCAACCAGTAAGTAATCGTCATAAGCATTCTTCGTGATTGCATCCCCAAAATCTCCCAATCGTTGTTGCAGCTTTTGAGAAACGATGCTCTTGGTTTTTATATTGGTCACTTCCCTGGATAAAAAATAATACCGATCATCCTTACTGAATAGGACTGAATTTGCATTTTGAATTCGTATGGTATCTCTGCTGTTGTTTATGCCGTATAATCTGTAGTCAGTATAGGTATAATCGTTTCCAAGTGGCTGTGAATATAATTTCCAGTGAAAAAAGGGATACAGTTCCTGATTATAAAAGGACGATGTGAAAAAATTTAGACACGAAAGAATGAACGAGATAATTATTAAATATTTTGTGTGCTTATACATAGGAATAAACGGGACTTTGGCAAGTGTATCTTCACGACATACAGTCAAATTTAATGGTTTTAAAACAGAATTGCAATTTACAAGGTACGAAGAAAATAGAGTATTTATTTCAGTGCCTTTTTATAGGTTTCCAAACACCTGTTTCTGGCATAATCGTGTTCTACGATAGGTTTGGGATACTCGAAGCTATCCAGTTCCGTCACCCATTTCCGGATATATTTCAGATCGGTATCAAACTTCAATGTCTGTAAATATGGATTGAAGACTCTGAAATAGGGTGCTGCATCCACACCGGAACCCGCTGCCCACTGCCATCCTCCATTATTGGAAGCTAATTCATAATCCAGCAGCTTCTGGGCAAAATAGGCTTCTCCCCATCTCCAGTCTATCAGCAGATGTTTCGTCAGAAAACTGGCTACTATCATACGTACCCTGTTGTGCATGAATCCTGTCTCATTGAGTTCTCGCATGCCGGCATCTACAATCGGGTAACCCGTTCTGCCAGCACACCAAGCCTGAAATTCCGCTTCGTTATTCCTCCAAACAATTTTATCGTATTCAGGCCGGAAAGATTGATGCACCACCTGCGGAAAGTGATGTAGTATCATCATATAAAATTCCCGCCAGATTAATTCATTGAGGTATTTCTCTGCATTAATATCAATGACGTGTCTGGCTAACCGACGAATGGAAATTGTACCA
The genomic region above belongs to Sphingobacteriales bacterium and contains:
- a CDS encoding T9SS type A sorting domain-containing protein, which encodes MKKITALFGLLLSIFMFTRAQDLRKCALDEIIQNDVMNDAALRSTYLEQITNAVNGIAAYDTSLVNTDSIYTVQVVVHVVYLGNNKYENIPDIIIQSQIDALNRDFNLLNADSVNLRPFFIPFRGKAKIKFELASKTPGGQNTTGITRTQGNLGNLPGWDPLSTLLWTALGIEPLKEDFFLLTGSTGKSPWPASRYLNMYVCDLNFANRKCRTCLTLCDTCGALGGFAYPPSNAINWGGLALDRGKNDGIVIDFRFFGQNNWYAIDSTSQRFRDFYAAGRTTVHEAGHYFGLQHQWGNVVNLPGLPVTDGCTIDDFMDDTPEEAEAFANNIPRGTLNPCDTSVNTCNKPYLGRDYPDMYENYMDYSSDLCYNLFTKQQVNMMRYNLLTRRAGLITKREAESVISSVYNPRMKDLGISVYPNPASSLLTVHFDKSLTKEVNIEIVDVAGKVVSASQIKKNTAEHFINIQSLAEGLYAVKCYNDEFSVVQKLFKKN
- a CDS encoding GSCFA domain-containing protein; its protein translation is MEFRKTIQISKPSFQITHQDGILLMGSCFTENIGERLKYYGFNITINPFGIIYNPVSIFRNMGSINRRKHYTENDLLMRNELHISLDHHGKYSDTDKERLLNAINSEIELTNKSLSACKYIIFTLGTSFVYHHMGTGRIAANCHKLPNTRFKRQLLSINEIKTAFVSIKSDLNDKIILFTVSPVRHWKDGAVQNQRSKSILIESIHEIIEENDNCYYFPAYEIMMDELRDYRFYDEDMLHPNKTAVNYIWERFSQTYFEETTQEILTKIHKLRLMLQHRIKHSNTAEQEDFEKQKRFQIESFRKSHPDIKIDPIPSAE
- a CDS encoding DUF5103 domain-containing protein, which codes for MFFLLWAIRIHAIVYENQVFVPYIKTVQLFPTGADMAMPILYLNQNEKLELHFDDLSGKPKNYYYTIIQCNSNWTPTLMNIMEYVDGFTEANITDFDYSNGAKIAYVHYSLQFPNYDMQINKSGNYVMVVYDQNKDNPVFTRRFMIAESKVMMDAGVVYPRSLMNRDRFQEVIFRVNYKGFKIDNPNIEIKAAILQNYRWDNAKFDVRPQFIGMNELNFDLNGVLTFPTAGREFRFFDMRSLRFRGQNIRSFDIRDDENEVYLLLEKPQAPNKYQIVKT
- a CDS encoding YqgE/AlgH family protein; the protein is MAKNYNVEKGDLLIAEPFMKDPSFKRTVTLVCEHNADGTIGLVLNRPSIFRINEMIPDFPAFQGMVHYGGPVGMDRLNFIHAYGDLIENSFQIKDNICWNGNFEQLKQLIREKKIMPHNIRFFAGYAGWDAGQLNEEMQDESWIVSKDYPEVFKMSEYMWQEVLVKMGGKNKLLSTFPEDPILN